A single region of the Aeromonas hydrophila subsp. hydrophila ATCC 7966 genome encodes:
- a CDS encoding NAD(P)H-dependent flavin oxidoreductase translates to MTLFAELGLRYPIIQAPMAGVQDSALALAVTRAGALGSLPAAMLSLATLREELTRLAASGGAFNINFFCHRQEAPDPAAQARWLQRLAPYYDEYGVRDAAGTAAPSRAPFNAEHAAMVAEFKPAVVSFHFGLPESELLARVKASGAKVLASATTVAEARWLADHGADAIIAQGLEAGGHRGHFLEDDLSLQQGTFSLLPQIVEAVRLPVIAAGGIVDGAGIRAALALGACAVQMGTAFLCCHEATTSALHRAALHSSTGQHTALTNLFSGRPARGIVNRLMRELGPLSEDVPAFPYASGALAPLRSAAEQRGDTGCSPLWAGQNVSGCRDWPAAELISRWVKEAGLAEVVPI, encoded by the coding sequence ATGACGCTGTTTGCCGAACTGGGGCTGCGCTACCCCATCATTCAAGCCCCCATGGCCGGTGTTCAGGACAGCGCACTGGCACTGGCCGTGACTCGGGCCGGCGCGCTGGGCTCATTGCCTGCAGCCATGCTGAGCCTCGCCACCTTGCGCGAAGAGCTGACCCGGCTGGCGGCGAGCGGGGGGGCATTCAACATCAACTTCTTCTGTCATCGGCAGGAGGCACCGGATCCCGCCGCCCAGGCCCGCTGGTTGCAGCGGTTGGCGCCTTACTATGACGAATACGGCGTGCGTGATGCTGCCGGCACGGCGGCTCCCAGCCGGGCCCCGTTCAATGCTGAGCATGCCGCCATGGTGGCCGAGTTCAAACCGGCCGTGGTCAGTTTTCATTTCGGACTGCCCGAGTCCGAGTTGCTGGCCAGGGTGAAGGCCAGCGGGGCCAAGGTATTGGCCAGCGCCACCACGGTCGCTGAAGCCCGCTGGCTTGCCGACCATGGTGCCGATGCCATCATTGCCCAGGGGCTGGAGGCCGGCGGCCATCGCGGCCATTTCCTCGAGGACGATCTCAGCCTGCAGCAGGGCACCTTTAGCCTGTTGCCACAGATAGTCGAGGCGGTGAGGCTGCCAGTCATCGCCGCCGGCGGTATTGTCGATGGCGCCGGCATTCGCGCCGCACTGGCGCTGGGTGCCTGCGCCGTGCAGATGGGCACCGCCTTTCTCTGTTGCCATGAAGCCACGACTTCAGCCCTGCATCGGGCGGCACTGCACTCGTCGACAGGGCAACACACGGCGCTGACCAACCTGTTCAGTGGTCGACCGGCTCGTGGCATCGTCAATCGCCTGATGCGAGAATTGGGCCCGCTGTCTGAAGATGTGCCTGCGTTTCCTTATGCCAGTGGCGCGCTGGCACCGCTGCGCAGTGCGGCCGAACAGCGGGGGGATACTGGGTGTTCGCCGCTCTGGGCCGGCCAGAATGTCTCTGGTTGCCGTGACTGGCCGGCTGCCGAGCTGATCTCGCGCTGGGTAAAAGAAGCCGGGTTGGCTGAAGTTGTGCCTATATAG
- a CDS encoding NUDIX hydrolase, which produces MFCPHCGSGSLQQRSEKEFACGCGFHYFQNVASAVMVALCWQDELLVAVRARDPGRGLLDLPGGFVDPGESLEEALVRELKEELGLDMTGETPRYLGSYANVYPYDEVTYHTCDTVFLLELADKPAVVAADDVAACEWRKLAGLAPAEFAFRSTGAAISQLQWLRG; this is translated from the coding sequence ATGTTTTGTCCGCATTGTGGTTCCGGATCGCTGCAACAGCGCAGCGAGAAAGAGTTTGCCTGTGGCTGTGGTTTTCACTATTTCCAGAATGTGGCGTCGGCCGTGATGGTGGCGCTGTGCTGGCAGGACGAGCTGCTGGTCGCGGTGCGGGCTCGGGATCCCGGCCGGGGCTTGCTGGATCTGCCGGGCGGCTTCGTCGATCCCGGCGAATCGCTGGAGGAAGCCTTGGTAAGGGAGCTCAAAGAGGAGCTGGGGCTGGATATGACGGGGGAGACGCCGCGCTACCTGGGCTCCTATGCCAACGTCTATCCCTATGACGAGGTGACCTATCACACCTGCGACACCGTCTTTCTGCTGGAGTTGGCAGACAAGCCTGCTGTGGTAGCGGCCGACGATGTGGCTGCCTGCGAGTGGCGCAAGCTGGCTGGCCTTGCCCCTGCCGAGTTTGCTTTCCGCTCTACCGGCGCCGCCATCAGTCAATTGCAGTGGCTGCGGGGCTAA
- a CDS encoding HAMP domain-containing sensor histidine kinase: MILKGRLFWKILFGFWFTIIMMSQLLWVAFSLYRHEGPPEQRMANQLAERQLAAAASLLQQQGPAAVAALQASWPARERRLLQLEPVAAEPSTTQGGRILLGADGRHYRLDYDSAGLQQLLAPPQPRRNWLNMPPPMWWIGGLGGLFFSALLAWHLTRPMNRFRQGFERLAQGDLAVRLYPAMRRRHDEISDAARDFDAMAERLQLLVESREQLLHDVSHELRSPLARLQLAIGLAQQDPARIEGSLERIQLETQRMDKMIGELLTLTRAGHGERDGEEYYDLQGLVDAVVSDARYEAQHMGVEIKTWVDETREYTVCGQAELIRRALDNVLRNALRFSQAGQIIRLTLMRQGDEFIVEVADQGMGVDESKLSSIFDPFVRIGSPAAGKGYGLGLAITRKAIQAQGGRVEARNGEEGGLIVTLHLLG; the protein is encoded by the coding sequence ATGATCCTCAAGGGGCGCCTGTTCTGGAAGATCCTGTTCGGCTTCTGGTTCACCATCATCATGATGAGCCAGCTGCTGTGGGTGGCGTTCAGCCTCTATCGCCACGAAGGGCCGCCAGAGCAGCGGATGGCCAACCAGCTGGCCGAGCGTCAGCTGGCAGCCGCCGCCAGCCTGTTGCAGCAGCAGGGACCGGCTGCGGTTGCGGCCCTGCAGGCCAGCTGGCCGGCCCGGGAGCGAAGGCTGCTGCAGCTTGAACCGGTCGCAGCAGAGCCATCTACAACACAGGGCGGCCGCATCCTGCTGGGAGCCGATGGCCGGCACTACCGGCTCGACTACGACAGTGCCGGCCTGCAGCAGTTGCTGGCACCGCCCCAGCCCCGCCGCAACTGGCTCAACATGCCACCCCCCATGTGGTGGATCGGCGGACTCGGCGGCCTCTTCTTCAGCGCCCTGCTCGCCTGGCACCTGACCCGCCCCATGAACCGCTTCCGGCAGGGATTCGAACGCCTCGCCCAGGGGGATCTGGCAGTGCGCCTCTACCCCGCCATGCGGCGGCGCCACGACGAGATCAGCGATGCGGCCCGCGACTTCGATGCCATGGCCGAGCGGTTGCAACTGCTGGTGGAGAGCCGCGAACAGCTGCTGCACGACGTCTCCCACGAGCTGCGCTCCCCCCTTGCCAGGTTGCAGCTGGCCATCGGCCTGGCCCAGCAGGATCCGGCCAGGATCGAGGGATCCCTCGAGCGGATCCAGCTCGAGACCCAGCGCATGGACAAGATGATCGGCGAACTGCTGACCCTCACCCGCGCCGGCCATGGCGAGCGGGACGGCGAGGAGTATTACGATCTGCAGGGGCTGGTCGACGCCGTGGTGAGCGATGCCCGCTACGAGGCGCAGCACATGGGGGTCGAGATAAAAACTTGGGTGGATGAAACCCGGGAATACACGGTCTGTGGGCAGGCGGAGCTGATCCGCCGGGCCCTCGACAACGTGCTGCGCAATGCCTTGCGCTTCTCGCAAGCGGGCCAGATCATTCGCCTGACCCTGATGCGGCAGGGCGACGAGTTCATCGTAGAGGTGGCGGATCAGGGGATGGGGGTGGATGAGAGCAAGCTCTCCAGCATCTTCGATCCCTTCGTGCGAATAGGCTCCCCCGCGGCAGGCAAGGGTTATGGGCTGGGCCTCGCCATCACCCGCAAGGCGATCCAGGCCCAGGGCGGGCGGGTCGAGGCCAGAAACGGCGAAGAGGGTGGCCTGATCGTCACCCTCCACTTGCTAGGCTAG
- a CDS encoding response regulator transcription factor — MKILLVDDDLELGTMLSEYLSGEGFATTHVLTGKSGVQHALSGNYAAVVLDIMLPDLNGSEVLRQIRRDSRIPVIMLTAKGDNIDRVIGLEMGADDYVPKPCYPRELVARLRAVLRRVEPAPANPGKVQGLRLGELVLSPASRQCHWQAQPLELTATEFNLLELLLRSPERVVSKDELSLHGLGRPREPYDRSVDVHICNIRQKLQALAGEAVGIETVRSIGYRLA, encoded by the coding sequence ATGAAGATCCTGCTGGTGGACGATGATCTGGAGCTTGGCACCATGCTGAGCGAATACCTGAGCGGCGAAGGCTTTGCCACCACTCACGTGCTGACCGGCAAGAGCGGCGTGCAGCACGCCCTCTCCGGCAACTATGCCGCCGTGGTGCTCGACATCATGCTGCCCGATCTGAATGGCAGCGAGGTGCTGCGCCAGATCCGCCGCGACAGCCGGATCCCCGTCATCATGCTCACCGCCAAGGGAGACAACATCGATCGGGTGATCGGGCTGGAGATGGGAGCCGATGACTATGTGCCCAAGCCCTGCTACCCGCGGGAACTGGTGGCCAGGCTGAGAGCCGTGCTGCGCCGGGTCGAACCTGCCCCCGCCAATCCAGGCAAAGTGCAGGGTCTGCGCCTTGGCGAACTGGTGCTCTCCCCCGCCAGCCGTCAGTGTCACTGGCAGGCGCAGCCGCTGGAGTTGACCGCCACCGAGTTCAACCTGCTGGAACTGCTGCTGCGATCCCCAGAGCGGGTGGTCAGCAAGGATGAGCTCTCCCTGCACGGGCTCGGCCGCCCGCGCGAGCCCTATGATCGCAGCGTCGACGTGCACATCTGCAATATCCGCCAGAAGCTGCAAGCTCTGGCGGGGGAAGCCGTCGGCATCGAGACGGTGCGCAGCATAGGATACCGGCTGGCATGA
- a CDS encoding efflux RND transporter periplasmic adaptor subunit yields MARARLLVVRLLLPALVLVGAGWLLLPSTVAPTASFITAPVERRDLEQSVLADGTLQAQKLVSVGAQVSGQIKALHVALGDEVKQGDLLVEIDDLTQQNALKDAEAALDNVQAQLASRRATLRNNQLAFERQRKVLARGLGSQADYDSAEATLTATRADIQALTAQAVQARIAVDTAKVNLGYTRIVSPMAGTIVAIPVEQGQTVNAVQSTPTMVKVARLDTMTVEAQISEADVIKVKAGLPSYFTVLGAPEQRYQARLHAIEPAPDTINDDATSSSSTSTAVYYHGLFEVANPSGALRIGMTAQVHIVLATERNALVIPAIALSEGRVQVVDEAGRPQWRQVKVGLNNKVDAQILAGLAAGEAVVVSQLTAKSQQSGRMGPPMGM; encoded by the coding sequence ATGGCCCGTGCCCGTCTCCTCGTTGTTCGCCTGCTGCTGCCCGCCCTGGTGCTGGTCGGTGCCGGCTGGCTGCTGCTGCCTTCCACTGTCGCACCAACCGCCTCTTTCATCACGGCCCCGGTCGAGCGGCGGGATCTGGAGCAGAGCGTGCTGGCCGACGGCACCCTGCAGGCCCAGAAGCTGGTGAGCGTGGGGGCGCAGGTGTCGGGGCAGATCAAGGCGCTGCACGTGGCGCTGGGGGACGAGGTGAAGCAGGGCGATCTGCTGGTCGAGATCGACGATCTCACCCAGCAGAACGCCCTCAAGGATGCCGAGGCCGCCCTCGACAACGTGCAGGCCCAGCTGGCCTCGCGCCGGGCAACTCTGCGCAACAACCAGCTGGCCTTCGAGCGCCAGCGCAAGGTGCTGGCCCGGGGATTGGGCAGTCAGGCCGACTACGACAGCGCGGAGGCGACCCTGACGGCCACTCGCGCCGACATCCAGGCGCTGACGGCGCAGGCGGTGCAGGCCCGCATCGCGGTCGACACCGCCAAAGTGAATCTGGGTTACACCCGCATCGTCTCCCCCATGGCGGGCACCATAGTGGCGATCCCGGTGGAGCAGGGGCAGACGGTCAACGCGGTGCAGAGTACCCCGACCATGGTCAAGGTGGCGCGGCTCGACACCATGACGGTGGAGGCGCAGATCTCGGAGGCGGACGTGATCAAGGTGAAGGCCGGTCTGCCCAGCTATTTCACCGTGCTGGGGGCGCCGGAGCAGCGTTACCAGGCCCGTCTGCACGCCATCGAGCCCGCCCCCGACACCATCAACGACGACGCGACCAGCAGCAGTTCGACCAGCACGGCCGTCTACTACCACGGTCTGTTTGAGGTGGCGAATCCGAGCGGTGCCCTGCGCATCGGCATGACGGCCCAGGTGCACATAGTGCTGGCTACCGAGCGCAACGCCCTGGTGATCCCGGCCATCGCCCTGAGCGAGGGGCGGGTGCAGGTGGTGGATGAGGCCGGCCGCCCACAATGGCGGCAGGTGAAGGTGGGCCTCAACAACAAGGTGGATGCCCAGATCCTGGCGGGGTTGGCCGCCGGGGAGGCCGTGGTGGTCAGTCAGCTGACGGCCAAGAGCCAGCAGAGCGGGCGGATGGGCCCGCCGATGGGGATGTGA
- a CDS encoding MacB family efflux pump subunit, translating into MREPLLQLSGIRRHFGDGERRVEVLKGIDLTIARGEMVAIVGASGSGKSTLLNILGCLDQPSEGSYRVAGRETSRLTADALATLRREHFGFIFQRYHLLGDLSARDNVALPALYAGLAGDARKARAERLLQRLGLGSRLDYKPSQLSGGQQQRVSIARALINGGQVILADEPTGALDSQSGAEVLGILGALHRQGHTLVLVTHDMAIAEQAERIIELKDGAVVADRRREPTPPSPAPTTSRADTGGRGGLAGRLGAAFKMALLAMRAQRMRTFLTMLGIIIGIAAVVSVVALGRGSQQQVLANINAMGTSTLEIFPGSGFGDRRAEAVQTLRVEDAEALAGLGYVHSVTPSLATSVTLRRGSQAVLGSVNGVGEQFFQVRGYRLLQGMLFDAASVTALAQEVVIDENSLARLFGAGESPLGQVILLGSLPCRVIGVVARNQSGFGSDENLNVWIPHTTAMTRMLGQSHLRSISVRVQDEVALAAAEDGISRLLRERHGAQDFFVLNTDSIRQAITSTNATLTLLIAMIALISLVVGGIGVMNIMLVSVSERTREIGVRMAVGARTGDILQQFLIEAVLVCLLGGAAGVLLSLLIGVLFEHFSSQFTLSYSLDAVLMAFFCSSLIGVLFGFFPARRAARMDPIHALERE; encoded by the coding sequence ATGAGGGAACCACTGCTGCAACTGAGCGGGATCCGCCGCCATTTTGGTGACGGGGAGCGGCGCGTCGAGGTGCTCAAGGGGATCGACCTGACCATAGCGCGAGGCGAGATGGTGGCCATCGTCGGCGCCTCCGGCTCCGGCAAATCGACCCTGCTCAATATTCTGGGCTGCCTGGATCAGCCGAGCGAGGGTAGCTATCGGGTGGCCGGACGGGAGACGAGCCGGCTGACGGCCGATGCGCTGGCGACCCTGCGCCGCGAGCACTTCGGCTTCATCTTTCAGCGCTACCACCTGCTGGGGGATCTCAGTGCCCGCGACAACGTGGCGCTGCCCGCCCTCTATGCCGGCTTGGCTGGCGATGCGCGCAAGGCGAGGGCCGAGAGGCTGCTGCAACGGCTCGGGCTCGGCAGCCGGCTCGACTACAAGCCGAGCCAGCTCTCCGGCGGCCAGCAGCAGCGGGTCAGCATTGCCCGCGCCCTCATCAACGGCGGCCAGGTGATCCTGGCGGACGAACCGACCGGCGCCCTCGACAGCCAGAGCGGTGCCGAGGTGCTCGGCATCCTGGGCGCGCTGCATCGACAGGGCCACACGCTGGTGCTGGTGACCCACGACATGGCGATCGCCGAACAGGCCGAGCGGATCATCGAGCTCAAAGACGGGGCGGTGGTAGCCGACCGTCGTCGCGAGCCGACACCGCCGTCCCCTGCGCCAACCACTTCCCGTGCCGACACAGGGGGACGCGGCGGTCTGGCCGGGCGGCTCGGCGCCGCCTTCAAGATGGCGCTGCTGGCCATGCGGGCCCAGCGGATGCGCACCTTCCTCACCATGCTCGGCATCATCATCGGCATCGCCGCCGTGGTGTCGGTGGTGGCGCTGGGGCGCGGCTCCCAGCAGCAGGTGCTGGCCAACATCAATGCCATGGGCACCAGCACCCTGGAGATCTTCCCCGGCAGCGGTTTCGGTGATCGGCGGGCCGAGGCGGTCCAGACCCTCAGGGTGGAGGATGCCGAGGCCCTCGCCGGGCTCGGTTATGTGCACAGCGTGACCCCCAGTCTGGCCACTAGCGTCACCCTGCGTCGGGGCAGCCAGGCGGTGCTGGGCTCGGTGAACGGGGTGGGGGAGCAGTTCTTCCAGGTGCGCGGCTATCGATTGCTGCAGGGCATGCTGTTCGATGCCGCCAGCGTGACCGCTCTGGCGCAGGAGGTGGTGATCGACGAGAACAGCCTGGCGCGCCTGTTCGGTGCGGGGGAGTCGCCGCTCGGTCAGGTGATCCTGCTGGGGAGCCTGCCGTGCCGGGTGATCGGGGTGGTGGCCCGCAATCAGAGCGGCTTTGGCAGCGACGAGAACCTCAATGTCTGGATCCCCCACACCACGGCCATGACGCGGATGCTGGGCCAGAGTCACCTGCGCAGCATCAGCGTGCGGGTGCAGGACGAGGTGGCGCTGGCCGCCGCCGAGGATGGCATCAGCCGCTTGCTGCGTGAACGGCACGGCGCTCAGGATTTCTTCGTGCTCAACACCGACAGCATCCGCCAGGCGATCACCAGCACCAATGCCACCCTGACCCTGCTGATCGCCATGATTGCGCTCATCTCCCTGGTGGTGGGCGGCATCGGAGTGATGAACATCATGCTGGTGTCGGTGAGCGAGCGCACCCGCGAGATCGGCGTGCGGATGGCGGTGGGGGCCAGAACCGGCGACATACTGCAGCAGTTCTTGATCGAGGCGGTGCTGGTCTGCCTGCTGGGCGGGGCGGCCGGGGTGCTGCTCTCCCTGCTGATCGGCGTCTTGTTCGAGCACTTCAGCAGCCAGTTCACCCTGAGCTACTCCCTGGACGCCGTGCTGATGGCCTTCTTCTGCTCGAGCCTCATCGGCGTGCTGTTCGGTTTCTTCCCGGCGCGGCGGGCGGCGCGGATGGACCCCATCCACGCACTGGAGCGGGAGTAG
- a CDS encoding transporter substrate-binding domain-containing protein produces the protein MKKITSVLFSALLGLGLASGAAHAADGSLDKIKARDKLIVGVFTDKPPFGYVDEKGNYVGFDTDLGRRFAKDLLGDENKVEFVAVEPASRIPFLQSDKVDLILANMTVTPERRQVVDFTNPNLRVAVQVLVPQGSPAKQLDDLASKTLIVTTGTTADIWLTRNHPDWKVLKFEKNTESLQALAQGRGDAYAQDNLVLFSWAKENPGYRVLPEKLGSEDPIAPAVKKGNIELRDWVNDRLAKLGEEKYLLKLYDQYVRDKLSADTDPNDVIVEGGKWQG, from the coding sequence ATGAAAAAAATCACCTCGGTTCTGTTCAGTGCCTTGTTGGGACTGGGTCTCGCCAGCGGCGCCGCCCATGCGGCGGACGGTTCCCTCGACAAGATCAAGGCGCGCGACAAGCTCATCGTCGGCGTCTTCACCGACAAGCCCCCGTTTGGCTATGTGGACGAGAAGGGCAACTACGTCGGCTTTGACACCGACCTCGGTCGCCGTTTCGCCAAGGATCTGCTGGGGGACGAGAACAAGGTCGAGTTCGTGGCGGTAGAGCCCGCCAGTCGCATCCCCTTCCTGCAGAGCGACAAGGTGGATCTCATCCTCGCCAACATGACGGTGACCCCGGAGCGGCGGCAGGTGGTGGACTTCACCAACCCGAACCTGCGAGTGGCGGTACAGGTGCTGGTGCCACAAGGGAGCCCGGCCAAGCAACTGGATGATCTGGCCAGCAAGACCCTGATCGTCACCACCGGCACCACGGCCGACATCTGGCTGACCCGTAACCACCCGGACTGGAAGGTGCTCAAGTTCGAGAAGAACACCGAATCCCTGCAGGCGCTGGCCCAGGGTCGTGGCGACGCCTATGCCCAGGACAACCTGGTGCTCTTCAGCTGGGCCAAGGAGAACCCGGGCTATCGGGTGCTGCCCGAGAAGCTGGGCTCGGAAGACCCCATCGCGCCGGCGGTGAAGAAGGGCAATATCGAGCTGCGGGACTGGGTCAACGACCGTCTCGCCAAGCTGGGGGAAGAGAAGTACCTGCTGAAACTCTACGACCAGTATGTGCGCGACAAACTGAGCGCCGATACCGATCCCAACGATGTGATAGTGGAAGGAGGCAAGTGGCAGGGCTGA
- a CDS encoding amino acid ABC transporter ATP-binding protein, with amino-acid sequence MTPLLELNAVSKQFGQNRVLDEVSLTVNAGEVIVILGPSGCGKSTLLRTLNGLEPIQGGEIGFDGQRLDASTDWQRLRQRIGMVFQSYHLFPNLTVLENVLLGPLQVQKRERQEALLQAEQLLTRIGLWERRHDYPRQLSGGQQQRIAIVRALCMNPQVMLFDEVTAALDPEMVQEVLEVIRDLAGSGMTLLIVTHELAFAQAVADRIVFMDGGHILKQAAPHQFFENPRSQRARQFLAKFSYTNVIKRKESA; translated from the coding sequence ATGACACCTCTGCTTGAGCTCAATGCTGTCAGCAAACAATTCGGCCAAAACCGGGTACTGGATGAGGTCAGCCTCACGGTGAACGCCGGGGAAGTGATCGTCATCCTGGGGCCGAGCGGCTGCGGCAAGAGCACCTTGTTGCGCACCCTCAACGGGCTCGAACCGATTCAGGGGGGCGAGATCGGCTTCGATGGGCAGAGGCTGGATGCCAGCACCGACTGGCAGCGGCTGCGCCAGCGCATCGGCATGGTGTTCCAGAGCTATCACCTCTTCCCCAACCTGACGGTGCTGGAGAACGTGCTGCTCGGCCCCCTTCAGGTACAAAAACGAGAGCGGCAGGAGGCCCTGCTGCAGGCAGAACAACTGCTGACCCGCATCGGCCTGTGGGAGCGGCGCCATGACTATCCACGCCAGCTCTCCGGTGGCCAGCAGCAGCGCATCGCCATCGTGCGGGCCCTGTGCATGAACCCGCAGGTGATGCTGTTTGACGAGGTGACCGCTGCGCTGGATCCCGAGATGGTGCAGGAGGTGTTGGAGGTGATCCGGGATCTCGCCGGCAGCGGCATGACCCTGCTCATCGTCACCCACGAGCTGGCGTTCGCCCAGGCGGTGGCGGATCGCATCGTCTTCATGGACGGCGGCCACATCCTGAAGCAGGCCGCGCCCCATCAATTTTTCGAGAACCCGCGCAGCCAGCGTGCCCGCCAGTTCCTCGCCAAGTTTTCTTATACAAATGTCATCAAACGAAAGGAGTCAGCATGA
- a CDS encoding amino acid ABC transporter permease, which produces MSSPVTEQLTQALPLLAVGAGQTLAISLLAILFATLGGVGYGVLAQQGGRLTRGVLRVYLELFRVVPVLVWLYLFFFGLPIFFGLDIPAFWCAVLVLALWGASEVGEVVRGGLGSLARGQQEAGLALGLSRWQLYRHVLLPQALQRLTPPTINIYTRIIKTSSLAVLIGVVEVIKVGQQIIERTYGSLLIYGLLFLFFFLVCYPLSLASRRLEQQWGNAV; this is translated from the coding sequence ATGTCCAGTCCGGTCACTGAGCAGCTGACGCAGGCGCTGCCGCTGCTGGCGGTGGGCGCGGGTCAGACCCTCGCCATCTCGCTGCTCGCCATCCTGTTCGCCACCTTGGGTGGGGTCGGTTACGGCGTGCTGGCCCAGCAGGGGGGAAGGCTGACGCGGGGAGTGCTCCGGGTCTATCTGGAGCTGTTTCGGGTGGTGCCCGTGCTGGTGTGGCTCTACCTCTTCTTCTTCGGCTTGCCGATCTTCTTCGGCCTCGATATTCCGGCCTTCTGGTGCGCCGTGCTGGTGCTGGCCCTGTGGGGCGCCAGCGAGGTGGGGGAGGTGGTGCGCGGCGGCCTGGGATCCCTGGCTCGTGGTCAACAGGAGGCCGGCCTGGCGCTCGGGCTCTCCCGCTGGCAGCTCTATCGCCACGTGCTGCTGCCCCAGGCGCTGCAACGGCTGACGCCGCCGACCATCAACATCTACACCCGCATCATCAAGACCAGCTCGCTGGCGGTGCTGATCGGGGTGGTGGAGGTGATCAAGGTGGGCCAGCAGATCATCGAGCGCACCTATGGCTCGCTGCTTATCTACGGCCTGCTGTTCCTGTTTTTCTTTCTGGTCTGCTATCCGCTCTCGCTCGCCTCGCGTCGGCTGGAGCAACAATGGGGTAATGCGGTATGA
- a CDS encoding amino acid ABC transporter permease: MSFDWSFVLTTLPAFGQSVWVTLQLGAIVILTSLAVALLNVTLQSLHRPWLNGVIRAYVELARNTPLLIQLFFLYFGLPALGLSLSGFATAVIAMTFLGGGYLTEALRAGIQAVPPSQLEAGRAIGLSRWQLLRHVQLPQAWLASLPALFANFIFLLKETTVASAVAVPELLYTTKNYIALYYKTYEMLAVLTLMCVLIFLPLSLALRVVERRLQHGQFGH; this comes from the coding sequence ATGAGCTTCGACTGGTCCTTTGTTCTCACCACCCTGCCGGCGTTCGGCCAATCGGTCTGGGTCACCTTGCAGCTCGGCGCCATCGTGATCCTCACCTCGCTCGCCGTGGCGCTGCTCAATGTGACGCTGCAAAGCCTGCACAGGCCCTGGCTGAACGGGGTGATCCGCGCCTATGTGGAGCTGGCCCGCAACACGCCGCTGCTGATCCAGCTGTTCTTTCTCTACTTCGGGCTGCCGGCGCTCGGCCTGTCGCTGTCGGGCTTTGCCACGGCGGTGATCGCCATGACCTTCCTCGGCGGCGGCTACCTGACCGAGGCGCTGCGGGCGGGCATTCAGGCGGTCCCCCCCAGCCAGCTGGAGGCGGGGCGAGCCATCGGCCTCTCCCGCTGGCAACTGCTGCGCCACGTCCAGCTGCCCCAGGCCTGGCTTGCCAGCCTGCCGGCGCTGTTTGCCAACTTCATCTTTCTGCTCAAAGAGACCACGGTGGCCTCGGCGGTGGCGGTGCCAGAGCTGCTCTACACCACCAAGAACTACATCGCCCTCTACTACAAGACCTACGAGATGCTGGCGGTGCTGACCTTGATGTGCGTGCTGATCTTTCTGCCGCTGTCCCTTGCCCTGCGCGTCGTTGAAAGGAGGCTGCAACATGGTCAGTTCGGTCATTGA